One segment of Candidatus Falkowbacteria bacterium DNA contains the following:
- the gyrB gene encoding DNA topoisomerase (ATP-hydrolyzing) subunit B, with amino-acid sequence MAKEKVKKAPAAKAYDAGSITVLEGLDPVRKRPGMYIGSTSSTGLHHLIWEVVDNGIDEAMAGHADHIIVSLLPDGMVSVDDNGRGIPVDIHKITKVSALETVLTKLHAGGKFGGDGYKVSSGLHGVGVSVVNALSSYLKAEVHLGGKLWMQEYKAGVPQKRVAAVGNSKRTGTVITFKPDATIFEELEFNWGKILDRMRQQAYLNKGVTISVIDSRENHSAKKFTFYFEGGIKAYVKAIHRHNTVKHDTIFYVDREVKDGQVEVALQYNDGFNENVIAFANTIINPGGGTHLIGFKTALTRTLNTYARNHNLLKEKDENLAGDDAREGLTAIISVRLVDPQFEGQTKDKLGNAEMKTAVEQVMNEAFLTFLEENPREAEAIIAKCVLTAQARLAARTARATILRKGALEGMTLPGKLADCSSRKPEESELYIVEGDSAGGSAKQGRDRGFQAILPLRGKILNVERARLDKMLANNEIKNLVIALGTNIDDQLDVSKLRYHRIIIMTDADVDGAHIRTLLLTLFFRHFAELVSGGYVYIAQPPLYQVKKGTMVRYAYSDDEKNKIIKEITKGDDAEVVEMAEENAEDENSDSSEEEESEGKKAKSQSRINIQRYKGLGEMNPSQLWETTMDPKTRMMKRVTIDDAAIASETFEMLMGGDVAPRKHFIQTHAKKVENLDI; translated from the coding sequence ATGGCCAAAGAAAAAGTTAAAAAGGCTCCCGCAGCCAAAGCCTATGACGCTGGCTCAATTACTGTCTTAGAAGGATTAGACCCAGTTCGTAAGCGACCTGGTATGTACATCGGTTCTACTTCCAGTACTGGTTTACACCATTTAATTTGGGAAGTGGTCGACAACGGTATTGACGAAGCCATGGCTGGTCATGCTGATCATATTATTGTCAGCCTTTTGCCTGACGGCATGGTTTCCGTAGACGACAATGGTCGCGGTATTCCAGTTGATATTCACAAAATTACTAAAGTCTCTGCCCTAGAAACTGTTTTAACTAAACTTCACGCCGGTGGAAAATTCGGTGGCGATGGTTATAAAGTATCAAGTGGTTTGCACGGTGTCGGTGTCAGCGTCGTCAATGCTTTAAGCTCTTACTTAAAAGCTGAAGTTCATCTTGGCGGTAAACTTTGGATGCAAGAATATAAAGCTGGCGTCCCACAAAAAAGAGTGGCTGCCGTTGGTAATAGCAAACGAACAGGAACAGTCATCACCTTTAAACCAGATGCAACTATTTTTGAAGAATTAGAATTTAACTGGGGTAAGATTCTTGACCGCATGCGTCAACAAGCCTACCTAAACAAAGGCGTAACAATTAGCGTAATCGATTCAAGAGAAAACCACTCAGCTAAAAAGTTTACTTTTTATTTTGAAGGCGGTATTAAAGCTTATGTTAAAGCTATCCATCGCCATAACACAGTTAAACATGACACTATTTTTTATGTTGATCGCGAAGTAAAAGATGGACAAGTTGAAGTTGCTCTTCAATACAATGACGGCTTTAACGAAAATGTTATTGCCTTTGCTAACACTATCATTAACCCTGGTGGTGGTACTCACTTGATTGGTTTTAAGACGGCTTTAACCAGAACTTTAAATACTTATGCTAGAAATCATAATTTATTAAAAGAAAAAGATGAAAATCTAGCCGGTGATGATGCGCGCGAAGGTCTTACCGCTATTATTAGCGTCAGATTAGTTGACCCACAATTTGAAGGTCAAACCAAAGATAAGTTGGGCAACGCCGAAATGAAAACTGCCGTTGAGCAAGTCATGAACGAAGCTTTCTTAACCTTCTTAGAAGAAAATCCTCGTGAAGCTGAGGCTATAATTGCCAAATGTGTCTTAACCGCTCAAGCTCGCTTAGCTGCTCGTACAGCTAGGGCTACAATTTTACGAAAAGGTGCTTTAGAAGGCATGACTTTACCTGGTAAACTAGCAGACTGCTCATCACGCAAACCAGAAGAATCAGAATTATATATCGTCGAGGGAGACTCAGCCGGCGGTAGCGCCAAACAAGGACGTGATCGCGGCTTTCAAGCTATTCTACCTTTGCGTGGTAAAATCTTAAACGTTGAAAGAGCTCGTTTAGATAAAATGCTTGCCAACAACGAAATCAAAAATTTAGTTATTGCTTTAGGCACTAATATTGATGACCAACTTGATGTAAGCAAACTACGTTATCACAGAATTATTATCATGACCGATGCTGACGTTGACGGAGCGCACATTAGAACTCTTCTACTGACTTTATTCTTCCGTCACTTTGCAGAACTTGTTAGCGGTGGCTATGTTTACATTGCTCAACCACCTCTTTATCAAGTAAAGAAAGGTACAATGGTTCGTTATGCTTACTCTGATGATGAAAAAAATAAAATCATAAAAGAAATTACCAAGGGCGATGACGCTGAAGTGGTTGAGATGGCTGAAGAAAACGCCGAAGATGAAAACAGTGACTCTAGTGAAGAAGAAGAGAGCGAAGGCAAAAAAGCTAAATCACAATCAAGAATCAATATTCAGCGCTACAAGGGTTTGGGAGAAATGAATCCAAGTCAACTTTGGGAGACAACCATGGATCCAAAAACTAGAATGATGAAGCGAGTAACGATTGATGACGCCGCAATAGCCTCTGAAACTTTTGAAATGTTAATGGGCGGCGACGTTGCTCCTCGTAAACATTTTATTCAGACTCACGCCAAGAAAGTTGAGAACCTAGACATTTAA
- a CDS encoding DUF3160 domain-containing protein: MFIDQPTTSNSSQSNPQNTPAKPMLGRKELFIVGSLAFLVVIIAGGWWYYTKIFKAPKNTPVVVEEKKPDTSLPGTLGSEDPNNKPTTNEETNIKSENLTFGSFYKEINDPVTINVTGVKLPLNVKSQVSNYYEAARKINLDPVLNNLNQNGFGVINNPFAKPNNNFFGIYSELNQRSIPSLVTSDFLTYYYQNSLKQIYKEVEASFFYDSVWRVTNELYNTANGRYQERRQKLGVASDSLLEAERLEAAYFAAGLVLLRPEKDQINSTEDINDSKKFKPSEAARFDFSVPGYLADDLDQEIKLIKAAQQTVKSPLLLYERNYQDFKIPDEYSTSAKLRNFYLVSRWYSSLFPLYYKDSTCPNCLLDREDWIINQSSAHLIASDLSSSQSLKNEWAKIYKVISFFSGLRSELTYLHYQNLRLEIFKDASLEEVFGVGSFDRLIKLREGLAKLEFKAAEGAYSRQSAADKPILGMRLLQTAYWPSRSFYSQLTNDPVGNHNLPKDAKGAQFSYLTSCQFAGNLYRCRGLGFDILNLVLDRLPKSKFILDNINYEKYLTQVDAIKKQLKSFNTIDWHNNNFWVTLSIAGAYVNEKLSVFPYSNTEQWFERKLSSALASMTNLVIPADTWQVSREKSGSGLEVSGSTASLNYIEPNTKLADELVANTKMLFGALTGLGVVKDNDVRFLDLLNKMETSRTIMRKELAKENVTSEDYQFISDLTSQFKIDKEGTKTTLTEFYDTKTKQNQKIRQTIDSPKIILLIYEKDGKKILTAGPVFSYKEQ, encoded by the coding sequence ATGTTTATAGACCAACCAACTACTTCTAATTCAAGTCAGTCTAATCCACAGAACACACCAGCTAAGCCAATGCTTGGCCGCAAGGAATTGTTTATTGTTGGCAGTCTGGCTTTTTTAGTTGTTATTATTGCTGGAGGCTGGTGGTATTATACTAAGATTTTTAAAGCGCCTAAAAATACGCCAGTAGTTGTTGAAGAAAAAAAACCTGACACTAGTTTGCCGGGAACTTTAGGTAGTGAAGATCCTAATAATAAACCCACGACAAACGAGGAAACTAATATAAAGAGCGAGAATCTAACTTTCGGTTCCTTTTATAAAGAAATAAATGATCCTGTAACTATTAATGTCACCGGCGTTAAGCTGCCGCTTAATGTTAAGAGTCAGGTGTCAAACTATTATGAAGCTGCTCGTAAGATTAACCTTGATCCAGTGCTTAATAATCTTAATCAAAATGGTTTCGGGGTAATAAACAATCCTTTTGCTAAGCCTAATAATAATTTTTTTGGAATATATTCCGAGCTTAATCAGAGATCTATTCCGTCCTTAGTAACTAGTGATTTTTTGACTTATTATTATCAGAATTCATTAAAGCAAATTTATAAAGAAGTCGAAGCATCATTTTTTTATGATAGTGTTTGGCGTGTAACTAACGAGCTTTATAATACAGCTAACGGTCGTTATCAAGAGAGAAGGCAAAAGCTTGGCGTGGCCAGTGATTCATTGCTAGAAGCTGAAAGATTAGAAGCAGCCTATTTTGCTGCTGGCTTAGTGTTACTTCGACCAGAGAAAGATCAAATTAACTCAACTGAAGATATTAATGATTCAAAGAAATTTAAGCCTAGCGAAGCAGCTCGTTTTGACTTCTCAGTTCCAGGCTATTTAGCAGACGACTTAGATCAAGAGATTAAACTTATCAAAGCCGCTCAACAAACAGTTAAGTCTCCTTTATTGTTGTATGAAAGAAATTACCAAGACTTTAAAATACCAGATGAATATTCCACTAGTGCTAAGCTAAGAAACTTTTATTTAGTTAGTCGCTGGTACAGTTCTTTGTTCCCACTTTATTATAAAGACTCAACTTGTCCAAATTGTTTGCTTGATCGTGAAGATTGGATAATTAATCAAAGCTCAGCGCATTTGATTGCTAGTGATTTATCCAGTAGTCAGTCATTAAAAAATGAATGGGCTAAAATTTATAAAGTAATTTCATTCTTCTCTGGCTTGCGAAGTGAGTTAACTTATCTTCATTATCAGAATTTGCGTCTTGAAATATTTAAAGACGCCTCACTGGAAGAGGTCTTTGGTGTAGGTAGTTTTGATCGTTTAATCAAGTTACGTGAGGGGCTGGCTAAACTCGAGTTTAAGGCCGCTGAGGGGGCTTATTCTCGCCAATCAGCCGCTGATAAGCCTATATTGGGCATGAGATTGCTGCAAACAGCTTATTGGCCTAGCCGCTCATTTTATAGCCAATTAACCAATGATCCGGTTGGTAACCACAATCTGCCAAAAGATGCGAAGGGGGCGCAGTTTAGCTATCTCACTTCATGTCAATTTGCTGGCAACCTTTACCGTTGCCGTGGTCTTGGTTTTGATATTCTTAATTTAGTATTAGATCGTTTGCCGAAAAGTAAGTTTATTTTAGACAATATTAATTATGAAAAGTATTTAACCCAAGTTGATGCTATTAAAAAACAGCTTAAATCTTTTAATACTATCGACTGGCATAACAATAATTTCTGGGTAACACTTAGCATTGCTGGCGCCTATGTTAATGAGAAATTATCAGTCTTCCCTTATAGTAATACTGAACAATGGTTTGAGCGCAAATTATCTTCAGCTTTGGCCTCGATGACTAATTTAGTTATACCAGCAGATACTTGGCAGGTTTCGCGCGAGAAAAGTGGTAGCGGCTTAGAAGTTTCTGGAAGTACCGCCTCATTAAATTATATTGAGCCAAACACAAAATTAGCCGATGAGTTAGTAGCGAATACTAAAATGTTATTTGGCGCCTTAACTGGCTTAGGGGTTGTTAAAGACAATGATGTTCGTTTTCTTGACTTGTTGAATAAGATGGAAACTAGTCGCACGATTATGCGGAAAGAATTAGCTAAAGAAAATGTTACAAGCGAAGATTATCAATTTATTAGTGATCTAACTAGTCAATTTAAAATAGATAAAGAGGGGACTAAAACTACGCTGACTGAGTTTTATGACACCAAAACAAAACAAAATCAAAAGATTAGACAAACAATTGATTCGCCTAAAATTATTTTGCTAATATATGAAAAAGATGGCAAAAAAATTCTTACGGCTGGGCCAGTTTTTAGCTATAAAGAACAATAG
- a CDS encoding FtsW/RodA/SpoVE family cell cycle protein: MKAFFYFFKKIDWLYAAPIIILLCLSLAEIYSISLGQGGANTEFFQKQIIFVVVGLAIFFFLALTDFHNFYSYSNYLYLAAVILLISVLLFGKVINGTRGWFGLFGLGLQPVELVKTILIICLARYFSKTSIIAQPLKHLFVTGFFSAILMVLVMLQPDLGSAALLFAVWVIFISAVDIPKKYLLSIAGILLVLFALAWQFAFKDYQRERLMTYLKPSASSSNYNVKQAIIAVGAGGMFGRGLGFGSQSQLKFLPEANTDFIFAVIAEELGFLGVLVVIGCFALLLFRLFSGLARSRNYFGSLIIVGGAGLIFIEMFTNIGMNMGILPVVGIPLPFVSYGGSALVSHLALAGIIHSVTQRTVAKQ, translated from the coding sequence ATGAAAGCATTTTTCTATTTTTTTAAAAAAATTGACTGGCTCTACGCGGCGCCGATCATTATTTTACTATGTCTTAGCTTGGCTGAGATATATAGTATTAGTTTAGGTCAGGGCGGAGCTAATACGGAGTTTTTTCAAAAGCAAATTATTTTCGTGGTCGTTGGTTTAGCTATTTTCTTTTTCTTAGCCTTAACTGATTTTCATAATTTTTATAGTTATTCAAATTATTTGTATTTAGCAGCTGTGATTTTGCTTATTAGCGTTTTGTTGTTTGGTAAGGTTATTAACGGTACTAGAGGTTGGTTTGGATTGTTTGGCTTGGGTTTACAGCCAGTCGAATTAGTGAAGACTATTTTAATTATTTGCTTAGCGCGTTATTTTTCTAAAACCTCAATCATTGCTCAACCCTTAAAGCATTTATTTGTCACTGGTTTTTTCTCAGCTATTTTAATGGTATTGGTTATGTTACAGCCAGACCTTGGTTCGGCAGCTTTATTGTTTGCTGTTTGGGTTATCTTTATCTCAGCTGTTGATATTCCTAAAAAATATCTATTATCCATTGCTGGTATTTTGTTAGTACTCTTTGCTTTAGCCTGGCAGTTTGCTTTTAAGGATTATCAACGAGAAAGATTAATGACCTACCTAAAGCCATCAGCCTCTTCTTCTAACTACAATGTTAAGCAGGCGATTATCGCGGTTGGTGCTGGTGGAATGTTTGGTCGCGGTCTTGGTTTCGGCTCTCAATCGCAGTTAAAATTCTTGCCAGAAGCCAATACCGACTTTATTTTCGCGGTTATTGCTGAGGAACTAGGCTTTTTAGGCGTTTTGGTGGTTATTGGCTGTTTTGCTCTTTTGCTATTTAGACTCTTTTCTGGTTTAGCTAGAAGTCGCAACTATTTCGGCTCTTTAATCATTGTTGGGGGTGCGGGCTTGATTTTTATAGAAATGTTTACTAATATTGGTATGAATATGGGGATTCTTCCGGTCGTAGGAATACCATTGCCCTTTGTTAGTTATGGTGGCAGTGCGCTTGTTAGCCACTTAGCCCTTGCTGGGATTATCCACAGTGTTACTCAGCGTACGGTTGCTAAACAATAG
- a CDS encoding 50S ribosomal protein L25: MTESIKLTASLRQEKVRDLKENIPAVVYGSGTENQSLVVGRVDFEKVFKQSGESGLISLKLADGKELPVIVKDVQFEAVKHRIIHVDFFKVNMDETVIAEASINFVGEAPAVKNHGGVVVEHFDHMEIECLPNDLIKSIEIDLSGLENIGDAIHVKDIVLPKGVVSKHEATDVVVNVIELRKKVEEAPVADAAAAAPAADAKSGDKPEEKKEEKK, translated from the coding sequence ATGACAGAATCTATTAAATTGACGGCATCTTTACGTCAAGAAAAAGTTAGAGATTTAAAAGAAAATATTCCTGCCGTTGTTTACGGTTCCGGAACAGAAAATCAATCACTTGTTGTTGGACGAGTTGATTTTGAAAAAGTTTTTAAGCAGAGCGGAGAATCCGGACTTATTTCTTTGAAGTTGGCTGATGGAAAAGAATTGCCAGTAATTGTTAAAGACGTTCAATTTGAAGCTGTTAAGCATCGTATTATTCACGTTGATTTCTTTAAGGTTAACATGGATGAAACAGTTATTGCCGAAGCCTCAATTAATTTTGTTGGTGAAGCTCCAGCAGTTAAAAATCATGGTGGTGTAGTTGTTGAACACTTTGACCACATGGAAATAGAATGTTTGCCAAACGACTTGATCAAGAGCATTGAGATTGATTTGTCAGGCTTAGAAAATATTGGTGATGCTATTCATGTTAAAGACATTGTATTGCCTAAGGGTGTTGTTTCTAAGCATGAAGCAACTGATGTTGTCGTTAACGTTATTGAATTGCGTAAGAAAGTTGAAGAAGCTCCGGTTGCCGACGCAGCCGCTGCAGCTCCTGCTGCTGACGCAAAATCAGGTGATAAGCCAGAAGAGAAGAAGGAAGAGAAGAAATAA
- the prmC gene encoding peptide chain release factor N(5)-glutamine methyltransferase has protein sequence MHSKTLPITIKQALNSAMIELKRSRIPEAFLDSQILLSFVFNQDRSWLIAHDEKELNKKQISLYKKLIQKRSKWWPVAYLTKEKAFYNKSFLVTPKVLIPRPESELIVETVLDKINNSSKTFSLIDIGTGSGCLIISILANNKNQNINQAIAIDISSQALVIAKTNAKNNNLTKKIKFIKNNLLQDIYLEDDSKTDELIILANLPYLKPSGMKEPSIKHEPSKALLGGADGLSLYKKLENQLNLIKEDYLKPITLICEINPGQKNGLKKIWPKTKFLKDLAKKTRLGIVKL, from the coding sequence ATGCACTCAAAGACTTTGCCAATAACAATAAAACAAGCGCTTAATAGCGCGATGATTGAACTAAAACGCTCCCGAATTCCGGAAGCGTTTTTAGACTCGCAAATTTTATTAAGCTTTGTGTTCAACCAAGACAGAAGCTGGCTCATTGCGCATGACGAAAAAGAACTAAACAAAAAGCAAATTTCACTCTATAAAAAGCTTATACAAAAAAGATCTAAATGGTGGCCAGTAGCTTATTTAACTAAAGAAAAAGCGTTTTATAATAAATCATTTTTAGTGACCCCAAAAGTTCTAATTCCCCGCCCAGAAAGTGAATTAATAGTTGAGACTGTTTTAGATAAAATTAATAATAGCTCTAAAACATTTTCTTTAATTGATATTGGCACTGGTTCCGGTTGTTTAATTATTAGTATTTTAGCTAATAACAAGAACCAAAACATTAACCAAGCCATAGCGATTGACATATCTAGCCAGGCTCTAGTAATCGCTAAAACTAATGCTAAAAACAACAATTTAACTAAAAAAATTAAATTTATTAAAAATAATCTTTTACAAGATATTTATCTTGAAGATGATTCTAAAACCGACGAGCTTATTATTCTAGCTAACCTGCCCTATCTTAAACCAAGTGGAATGAAAGAGCCATCTATTAAACATGAACCAAGTAAAGCCTTGCTTGGTGGAGCTGATGGTTTAAGTTTATATAAAAAATTAGAAAATCAATTAAACTTAATCAAAGAAGATTACTTAAAACCAATTACTTTAATTTGTGAAATTAATCCAGGACAAAAAAATGGTTTAAAAAAGATCTGGCCCAAAACTAAGTTTTTAAAAGATCTCGCCAAAAAAACTAGATTAGGAATTGTAAAATTATAA
- the prfA gene encoding peptide chain release factor 1 — protein sequence MHEDIKQQFKELESELMSPELQADREKMKVIAKKHAALKKAVDMIEKLEKATTDFEANNKIISEGGDEEFKAMAETENKELSKNIKKLEIELKEELFPANPLDRKNAIVEIRAGTGGDESALFAAEIFRMYTRFAERQGWKVNVLDSSQNGIGGYKEVTFTVEGDGVYGLLKYEGGTHRVQRVPETEKAGRVHTSTITVAVFPEAEEVDIEIKAADIRIDTFCSSGPGGQSVNTTYSAIRILHIPTGMIVSCQDQKSQHQNKEKALQVLRSRLLQKMEDEKRAADSSARKEMVGGGDRSDKIRTYNFPQDRITDHRINQNWHSIKLVMEGELDPIIYALKDFANNNKTSA from the coding sequence ATGCACGAAGACATAAAGCAACAATTCAAAGAGTTAGAAAGCGAACTCATGAGTCCGGAGCTTCAGGCTGACCGAGAAAAGATGAAAGTTATAGCTAAAAAACATGCAGCCTTGAAAAAAGCTGTCGACATGATTGAAAAATTAGAAAAAGCGACAACTGATTTTGAAGCTAACAACAAAATAATTTCTGAAGGTGGTGATGAGGAATTTAAGGCCATGGCTGAAACTGAAAATAAAGAATTAAGTAAAAATATAAAAAAACTAGAAATTGAGCTTAAAGAAGAACTCTTCCCTGCTAACCCACTAGACAGAAAAAATGCAATCGTCGAAATTCGCGCTGGTACTGGCGGCGACGAATCAGCTTTATTTGCAGCGGAAATATTTCGTATGTACACTCGCTTTGCTGAAAGACAAGGTTGGAAAGTTAATGTCTTAGATTCAAGCCAAAACGGTATAGGCGGTTATAAAGAAGTTACTTTCACGGTTGAAGGTGACGGAGTTTATGGTTTATTAAAATATGAAGGCGGCACTCATCGCGTGCAGCGAGTTCCCGAGACTGAAAAGGCTGGTCGCGTCCACACTTCAACTATTACCGTGGCTGTTTTCCCTGAAGCTGAAGAAGTTGATATTGAAATTAAAGCGGCTGATATTAGAATTGATACATTTTGTTCTTCTGGACCTGGCGGACAAAGCGTTAACACTACCTACTCTGCGATCAGAATCTTACACATTCCTACTGGCATGATTGTTTCTTGCCAAGACCAAAAGTCACAGCATCAAAATAAAGAAAAAGCTTTACAGGTTTTACGTTCACGTTTATTACAAAAAATGGAAGACGAGAAACGCGCCGCAGATTCTAGCGCTCGTAAAGAAATGGTTGGTGGTGGTGATCGCAGCGACAAAATCAGAACTTATAATTTTCCTCAAGACAGAATTACCGACCATAGAATAAACCAGAACTGGCATTCTATTAAATTAGTCATGGAAGGCGAACTTGATCCAATTATTTATGCACTCAAAGACTTTGCCAATAACAATAAAACAAGCGCTTAA
- the rpmE gene encoding 50S ribosomal protein L31, which yields MKKDIHPQYYPKAKVECACGNVIEVGSTINELKTELCSACHPFYTGKQKLVDTARRVEKFHAKVTAKAGLKTVRGKTAKRAAKATVKAAVKKTKTTKAKK from the coding sequence ATGAAAAAGGATATTCACCCACAATATTACCCTAAAGCCAAAGTTGAATGTGCTTGCGGCAATGTTATTGAAGTTGGTTCAACTATAAATGAGCTAAAAACTGAATTATGTTCAGCTTGCCACCCTTTCTATACTGGTAAGCAGAAATTGGTTGACACAGCTCGTCGTGTTGAGAAATTCCACGCCAAAGTTACAGCCAAGGCTGGTCTTAAGACTGTTCGTGGTAAAACCGCCAAGCGCGCTGCTAAGGCAACTGTTAAAGCAGCTGTTAAGAAAACCAAAACTACAAAGGCTAAGAAATAA
- a CDS encoding AAA family ATPase codes for MGSIISIVNQKGGVGKTTTAVNLASYLAHLGKHVLLVDIDPQANATSGLGIDHNKLEFGVYEALIGLRDLASVLKRTVQDRLTVAPSTVSLAGAGIELVSVDNRESRLLNLLETVRNDYDYIIIDGPPSLGLLTINSLVAADQVLIPVQSEYYALEGLGQLLNTINLVQNHLKPTLGILGAVITMYDKRNRLSESVMNELYQYFPNRIFRSVIPRSVKLAESPSYGRSILHYDPKSKGGRAYEKLALELIHLYDNKSGA; via the coding sequence ATGGGATCAATTATTTCTATTGTAAATCAAAAAGGCGGCGTTGGTAAAACAACGACCGCTGTTAATCTTGCTTCATATTTAGCTCATCTTGGAAAACATGTGCTTTTGGTTGATATTGACCCGCAAGCTAATGCTACTTCTGGTTTAGGTATTGATCATAATAAACTAGAGTTTGGCGTTTACGAAGCTTTGATTGGTTTGCGTGATTTGGCCAGTGTTTTAAAAAGAACTGTTCAAGATCGTTTGACCGTGGCGCCCTCCACTGTTTCCTTAGCCGGCGCTGGTATCGAATTAGTTTCCGTAGATAATAGAGAATCAAGACTTTTGAATTTATTAGAAACAGTCAGAAATGATTATGATTATATTATTATTGATGGTCCGCCTTCTTTAGGTTTATTAACTATTAATAGTTTGGTGGCCGCTGATCAAGTTTTAATTCCAGTGCAGAGTGAATACTATGCTTTGGAAGGTTTAGGTCAGTTATTAAATACTATTAATCTAGTTCAGAATCATTTGAAACCAACCTTAGGTATTTTAGGAGCGGTTATAACAATGTATGATAAAAGAAACCGTTTATCAGAATCCGTCATGAATGAGCTGTATCAGTATTTTCCAAATCGTATTTTTCGCAGTGTTATTCCACGAAGTGTTAAGCTGGCTGAATCACCAAGCTATGGTCGTTCGATTTTACATTATGATCCAAAATCAAAAGGCGGTCGCGCCTATGAAAAGTTAGCACTGGAGCTAATCCATTTGTATGATAATAAGTCAGGTGCTTGA
- a CDS encoding ParB/RepB/Spo0J family partition protein, which translates to MNTGLGRGLGSLIPQKQNNDLASDTLIDSDLPVDGQVLKISPALIKANPRQPRTNFSHPAINELVQSIREYGIIQPLVVTKTSNGYELIAGERRLRAALVVGLKEVPVIVREAHDQEKLEIALIENIQREDLNVVELALAYKQLAEEFNLNQEQLAKKLGKSRPVVANTLRILNLPGEIQLALVNGEITEGHAKILVGLDSEAKQFELFNRIKTRRLTVDDTILEARRMGGTKQARVKIDYADKDKELRLRQFFGAKTEIKRGKKGGQVIVHFYSDDELNEVMKKLD; encoded by the coding sequence ATGAACACTGGCCTTGGTCGGGGACTTGGCTCCCTGATTCCTCAAAAACAAAATAACGATTTGGCAAGCGATACTTTGATCGACTCTGATTTACCAGTTGATGGTCAAGTTTTGAAAATTAGTCCAGCTTTAATTAAAGCTAATCCACGCCAGCCACGAACTAATTTTTCTCATCCGGCAATAAATGAATTAGTGCAATCAATTCGCGAGTACGGCATTATTCAACCTTTGGTTGTGACTAAGACGAGTAATGGTTATGAGTTGATTGCCGGAGAAAGAAGGTTGCGCGCCGCTTTAGTTGTTGGCTTAAAAGAAGTACCGGTTATTGTTCGCGAAGCGCATGATCAAGAAAAATTAGAAATTGCTTTGATTGAAAATATTCAAAGAGAAGATCTAAACGTAGTGGAATTAGCTTTGGCCTATAAACAATTAGCTGAAGAATTTAATCTTAATCAAGAGCAATTAGCTAAAAAACTTGGTAAATCACGACCAGTGGTAGCTAATACTTTACGTATTTTAAATTTGCCTGGTGAAATTCAGTTGGCGCTAGTTAACGGTGAAATTACTGAAGGGCATGCCAAAATTTTAGTTGGTTTAGATTCTGAAGCTAAACAGTTTGAATTATTTAATCGCATAAAAACTCGTCGTCTCACAGTTGATGATACAATTTTAGAAGCTCGTCGCATGGGCGGAACAAAACAAGCACGCGTTAAAATAGATTATGCAGACAAAGATAAAGAATTGCGTTTGCGACAATTTTTTGGCGCTAAGACTGAAATCAAACGCGGGAAAAAAGGCGGACAGGTTATTGTTCATTTTTACTCAGATGATGAGTTGAATGAAGTTATGAAAAAATTAGATTAA
- a CDS encoding histidine phosphatase family protein, whose translation MNKIILFRHGEHEDDCLTNEGKKQIHELMQKLDIFIGKSQDIKIFTSTFARTKMSAEIIAQGLKVEKITTINIIGEDDIDEDKIYDFIKSEEAQAEIVILATHVQHVRFFPQFFSFVEWATDKEIDEIEPGEAVMIDCLDKKIIELKRS comes from the coding sequence ATGAATAAAATTATTCTTTTTAGACACGGCGAGCATGAAGATGATTGCCTGACTAACGAGGGCAAAAAACAGATTCATGAATTAATGCAAAAATTAGATATTTTTATTGGCAAGAGCCAAGACATAAAAATATTTACCTCAACATTCGCCAGAACCAAAATGAGTGCAGAAATTATTGCGCAAGGCCTTAAAGTCGAAAAAATTACCACAATTAATATCATAGGTGAAGATGATATTGATGAAGACAAAATTTACGATTTTATTAAGAGTGAAGAAGCTCAAGCCGAAATCGTAATCTTGGCCACTCATGTTCAACATGTTCGCTTCTTTCCACAATTTTTTTCTTTTGTGGAATGGGCCACAGACAAAGAGATTGATGAAATCGAACCCGGCGAAGCAGTTATGATTGATTGTCTTGATAAAAAAATAATCGAGCTCAAGCGATCATAA